The following nucleotide sequence is from bacterium.
CGCACGTTGCGAGGAATGACAGATTTGAAAATCTTATCTCCAAAAAATCTTCGAGCTTCTTCTTCGACTTGCCTTGACAGATTGGTTCTCGAATCAAACATCGTCAGAGCAACGCCTAGCAAAATAAGCTGATTATTTAGTTTTTCTCTAGCAATTTCATATGTTTGCATCAAAGAGCTGATTCCCTCGAGGGCATAATATTCGCACTGAAGTGGCACAAGTAAATAATCTGCTGCGACAAGTGCATTGACTGTTAAAACGCCGAGCGACGGCGGGCAGTCGATGATAATAAACTCAAATTGGCTCTTTAGTTTCTCTAACTCACTTTTAAGTATGACTTCACGACCCTGCTTACTAGCTAAGTCAATCTCTACTCCAACCAAGTCAGAATTTGCTGGCGCAACCCAAAGCGAAGGCTGCTCTGTCCCTACAATCACTGTGCTTAGACGAAAAACTCCCATAAAAACGTCTAGCAGAGTTCCTTCAAGGGAGTTTTTATCGACACCAAGGCCACTTGTCGCATTTCCCTGTGGATCAATATCAACAACAAGAACCTTTCTTCCCTTTTTTGCAAGAGCTGCAGAGAGGTTTACCGCAGTAGTAGTCTTTCCTACTCCGCCTTTTTGATTTGCGATTGCTATAATCTTGCCCATAATTCAAAAATCTCACTTCCTAAGACCTTTTTTCGATTTACTTTTGGCACTACGTATCATGGATAAGTTTTTCACGTAAACACTTTGTTTCACGTGAAACAGCTTCGATGTCAGTTTACGCACTTCACTGTTTCACGTGAAACAATGCATAATTAACTATCTTAAGTTTAAGTAGTTTACAACAAAGGGTATTAACTATCTGAAATTACTGATAAAATATTATTTTAATCGTAAATATTGATTATTTCTCTAATAGGAAATATAAACGGAAAATTATTTGTCACCTATATAGAATGATCATTCATAAGTCATGAGTAGTTTTAGGTGAAGATTGTAATTTGAACTTTGAGTCTCAAATTACTTAGCTCGGTTATAATTGTTTTTTAATTTTAGTTTTTGCAAGGCGGTAGTAGGGCAACTAAATCTGACTCGTTTCGAGTGAGGTTGGTGCACAGCTCTGCCTTGCGATTCTATACAACTAACTGAGCAGTATACGAACAAGTTTAACTTGAATGAATAAAAACTGGTGCATTATGACAACAAGCAATGTTTGCTATCCATCAACGACTAAAAGCTTACTAAAGAGCTTTTTTAGCTTCAAAGCAGTAGCTCTCCTAGCGCTACTATTTGTGTTTGCCGGCTCAGCGCTAGCCTGGAACACGTGCGGATGTTCGATGACTTATCCGAACTATCGCACGCACGGGATGGATGCCAGCGAGCTAGCCTACACGAATGCCGTGCTAAGTGCGGTCAGCTCGTCAGTGCTAAGCAGTGGCTCACTG
It contains:
- a CDS encoding ParA family protein, translating into MGKIIAIANQKGGVGKTTTAVNLSAALAKKGRKVLVVDIDPQGNATSGLGVDKNSLEGTLLDVFMGVFRLSTVIVGTEQPSLWVAPANSDLVGVEIDLASKQGREVILKSELEKLKSQFEFIIIDCPPSLGVLTVNALVAADYLLVPLQCEYYALEGISSLMQTYEIAREKLNNQLILLGVALTMFDSRTNLSRQVEEEARRFFGDKIFKSVIPRNVRLSESPSFGRPIIFYDPNSPGSVAYKSLADELERRLKGKAYQQDEPQQTELKAERNNR